From Arcticibacter tournemirensis, one genomic window encodes:
- a CDS encoding YceI family protein: MAKWKIDPTHSEVQFKVKHLMITTVTGYFKEFDVEAETEGDDFSSVSKIEFSADINSISTNNDQRDTHLKSADFFDAEQFGTLTFTGNKYEQDGDDYKLHGDLTLRGVTRPLTLDVDFGGIVVDPYGQTKAGFTVKGKISRKDFNLTWNAVTEAGQVVVSDDIRILCEIQLVKQG; the protein is encoded by the coding sequence ATGGCTAAATGGAAAATTGACCCGACGCACAGCGAAGTGCAGTTCAAGGTAAAACATTTAATGATCACTACTGTGACCGGTTATTTTAAAGAATTTGATGTGGAAGCAGAAACTGAAGGCGATGATTTTTCGTCTGTTTCGAAAATTGAGTTTTCTGCTGATATCAATTCTATCAGCACGAATAACGACCAGAGAGATACGCATTTAAAATCGGCCGATTTCTTTGATGCCGAACAGTTCGGAACGTTAACTTTCACAGGGAACAAATACGAACAGGATGGCGACGACTATAAGCTTCATGGCGACCTTACACTCCGTGGTGTTACCAGGCCATTAACTCTCGATGTTGACTTTGGCGGCATTGTTGTCGACCCGTACGGACAGACGAAAGCTGGCTTCACCGTTAAAGGCAAAATCAGTCGTAAGGACTTTAACCTAACGTGGAACGCCGTTACCGAAGCAGGGCAAGTGGTTGTGAGCGACGATATCCGCATTCTGTGCGAAATACAGCTTGTAAAACAGGGCTGA